A stretch of Phragmites australis chromosome 12, lpPhrAust1.1, whole genome shotgun sequence DNA encodes these proteins:
- the LOC133887333 gene encoding LRR receptor-like serine/threonine-protein kinase SIK1, whose amino-acid sequence MVMGARATRLLLMLVVFVLAAAVEATLHPVDYLALQAVRRALSDLPGSRFFASWDFTADPCAFAGVSCSGDGRVVTLALGDPRAGAPGLSGPFPDAAVARLSALSSLSLVPGRVTGGLSVAVAALPSLRFLALSGNLLSGDIPAAFSPALRTVDLSKNSFSGWIPPSLLQLRGLRTLVLSHNSLSGEIPRTVSSPLVHLDLRSNRLSGAVPPLPGTLLYLSLAGNRLSGPVGTVLRRLPRLSFLDLGQNWFSGEVPGEVFSFRIGYLQLRKNAFSGELRPAGRLPPGATVDLSHNALSGRVPPELATAGAVYLNGNRFAGEVPQEIAAAAESGRMRVLFLQDNFLTGIGVGGVPASSAVCAHWNCVAPPPAVVTACPAKGGRGRRRPQAQCGGRRW is encoded by the coding sequence ATGGTCATGGGCGCGCGCGCGACGCGCCTCCTGCTGATGCTTGTTGTGTTCGttctggcggcggcggtggaggcaaCGCTGCACCCGGTGGACTACCTGGCGCTGCAGGCCGTCCGGCGCGCGCTCTCCGACCTGCCGGGCTCCCGCTTCTTCGCGTCCTGGGACTTCACCGCTGACCCCTGCGCCTTTGCTGGAGTCTCCTGCTCCGGGGACGGCCGCGTCGTCACGCTGGCGCTCGGCGACCCCCGCGCCGGCGCGCCGGGCCTCTCCGGCCCGTTCCCAGACGCCGCGGTCGCGCGGCTCTCCGCGctgagctccctctccctcgtcCCCGGCCGCGTGACCGGGGGGCTCTctgtcgccgtcgccgcgctcCCGTCGCTCCGGTTCTTGGCGCTCTCCGGGAACCTCCTCTCCGGCGACATCCCCGCCGCATTCTCCCCCGCGCTGCGGACCGTCGACCTGAGCAAGAACTCCTTCTCCGGCTGGATACCCCCGTCGCTCCTCCAACTCAGGGGTCTGCGGACGCTCGTCCTCTCCCACAACTCCCTCTCCGGCGAGATCCCCAGGACGGTGAGCTCGCCGTTGGTCCATCTCGACCTCAGGAGCAACCGCTTGTCGGGCGCCGTTCCACCTCTCCCGGGAACGCTCTTGTACCTGTCCCTTGCCGGGAACCGGCTCTCCGGCCCAGTGGGCACCGTGCTCCGGAGGCTGCCCAGGCTGTCGTTTCTTGACCTCGGCCAGAACTGGTTCTCCGGCGAGGTACCCGGCGAAGTCTTCTCCTTTCGGATTGGTTACCTGCAGCTGCGCAAGAACGCGTTCTCCGGCGAGCTCCGCCCGGCGGGGCGTCTGCCGCCCGGCGCCACGGTGGACCTCAGCCACAACGCGCTGTCCGGGCGGGTCCCGCCGGAGCTGGCGACCGCGGGCGCGGTGTACCTGAACGGCAACAGGTTCGCCGGTGAGGTGCCGCAGGAGATCGCCGCTGCGGCGGAGAGTGGCCGGATGCGGGTGCTGTTCCTGCAGGACAACTTCCTTACTGGGATTGGCGTGGGCGGCGTGCCGGCCAGCTCGGCCGTGTGCGCGCACTGGAACTgcgtggcgccgccgccggccgtggTGACCGCGTGCCCCGCCAAGGGCGGCAGGGGGCGGCGCCGGCCGCAGGCGCAGTGCGGCGGGCGAAGGTGGTGA